In Bosea sp. PAMC 26642, the DNA window TCACCGGCTTCGACGAGAAGGGCGAGGTCCGGCCCGAACTCGCCGAATCCTGGACGCAGGACGGTCCGACCGGCTGGATCTTCAAGCTGCGCCCGGCGACATTCCACAACGGCAAGCCGGTCACCGCCGAAGACGTCAAATGGACGCTCGAGCAGATCGCCGCGCCCAACTCGACCGCCTTCATGAAGGCGGAGTTCGGCGGCATCGAGCGCATCGAGACCCCCGACCCGCTGACTGTCCGCATCGTCATGAAGGAGCCGACCGCGACGCTGCCGATCTGGCTCGCCAGCCCGCACATGCCGATCGTTGCCAAGGACTCGATCGAGGGTCGTGCCGGGCTCGGCATCGGCGCCGGCCCCTTCGTCATCAAGGATCAGGAGCGCGGCGTCTCGATCGAGGTCGCCAGGTTCGACAAATACTACAAGCCCGGACTGCCGAAGCTCGCCGGCGTCAAGCTGATCGCTTATGCCGACGAGAACCTGCGCGTCGCCGCCCTTCAGGCCGGCGACATCGACCTGATCGAATACGTCCCCTGGCAGCATATGGCGACGATCGAGAAGGATCCGCGCCTGACGCTCGTGGCCGCCGACGGTCCCTTCATGGGGTTGAACTTCAACGGCAGCAACGGTCCCTTCAAGGATGTGCGGCTGCGTCAGGCGGCGGCCCATGCCGTGCGCCGCGAAGAGATCGTCCAGGCCGCCTTCTTCGGGCGCGGCAGCAAGCTCGAAGGCATCCCGATCCTGCCCGGCAGCCCCTATTTCGACAAGGCGCGCTCGGAATTCTGGAAATACGATCCCGACAAGGCCAAAAAGCTGATGGCCGAGGCCGGCGTGCCCAAGGGTTTTTCCTGCACGCTGCTCTCGACGGCGCAGTACGGCATGCACAAATCGACCGCCGAGATCGTCCAGGCGCATCTGGGCGAGATCGGGATCGACGTGAAGCTCAACCTGCCGGACTGGGCCGGCCGCGTCGATGCCGCCGGCAAGGGCCGTTACGAGTTCATGATCCAGGGCACGACGGCCGACAACAACGATCCCGACGGCCTCGCCCCGCTGATCGACGGCGATTTGCCGGCCAACATGGCGCGAAGCTGGACGCTGCCGACGCCCGAGATCCACGCGCTCTTCGCCAAGGGCCGGGCCGAGTTCGACCCTGCCAAGCGCAAGGCGATCTACGCCGAGCTAGAGAAGTTCGCGCTGGAGCAGGCCCCGCTGGTCGGCCTCGCCTGGCGCTCGCAGGGCTACGGCATGGTCAAGGGCGTCACCGGCTTCAAGAGCCTGCCGGGCGGCACCAACTTCTTCTCTGCCTATTCGATGGAAGAGACGGCGCTGGCCTAAGACACCACGTTATCCTCGGGCGAAGCGAAGCGCAGACCCGAGAATCTCCGGCAAGAGATGCTCGGGTCTGCGCCCGAGCATGACGGCGCCTGCGACGCTCACCCCGCCCGCGTGGTCCGCTCCAGCCTCGCAAACCGCTCCAGCCGGAACGGCTTCGGATCGCTCATCGGCGTCTTGCCGGCGACGAGGTCGGCGACCAGCCGGCCTGCGCCCGGCCCGATGCCGAAGCCATGTCCGGAAAAGCCGCTGGCAATGAAGAATCCGGGCAGGCGCGGCACTTCGCCGATCACCGGGACGGCGTCGGGTGTCGCATCGACGAAGCCGCCCCAGACTTGCGCGATCTTCATGCCATTGAAGGCGGGAAAGGCCGCGATCAGATTGGCCTGCGCTTCGCTCAGGATCGACTCAGAAGGCCCCGGATCGAGCACACGATCACGCTCGAAAGGCGTCTCCTCGTCGAGCGTCCAGCGTCGCGCTGTCCTCGCCTCGTCGAGGAAACGCCGGCCGAGATGCAGTCTCAGCTCGTGCCGCTGCTTGACGAGCGAAGGCAGGTAGTCGGCCATCAGCCGGAAGCTGTCAGGCACGATCTCGGCGACGCTCGCGCCACGATGGGCGATGGTGTAGCCGCCATCCTGGCGCTTGCGGAACGCGAAGTCCGAGCCGCCGACGGCATGGGTCGGTGGCCCCTCCAGCGGCTCCGTGCGCAGCACCGAACCCAGCACCTTGAGCTGCGGAAAATCGATCCCGAGATTGCCAAGGAACAGGCGCGACCAGGCACCGCCGGCAAGCACGACGCGCTGGCACGCGATCGTGCCGCGCTCCGTCACTACCGCGCTGACCCGGCCCGCGCTGGTCTCGATCCCGCGCACGGCGCAGCGCGTCAGCACGGTGCCGCCATGGCGGCGCAGCGCGCGAGCCATTGCAGGGACGGCCTTCTGCGGCTCGGCGCGCGCATCGCTGGGCGTAAACAGGGCGCCCGCGAAGGCGCGCTTGCAGCCAGGCAGCACGCTCTCGATCTCGCGCGAGGTCAGCAGCCGTGAGTCGAGCTGGTACTGCCTGGCATGGTCGAGCCAGGCCTCGTGCTCGGCGAGCTTGGCCGGCGTATCGGCGACATAGACGATCCCTGAGCGCGTGAACCCGGTCTCGCCGCCGACCATCTTGTCCATCTCGGACCAGAGCCGCATGCTCTCGAGCCCGAGCGGGATCTCGCTGGCGTCCCGGCCCATGATCCGGACCCAGCCCCAGTTCCGGCCCGATTGTTCGTGGCCGACCTCGCCTTTTTCGCAGACCGTGACGGAAATACCGTCCTTGGCGAGGAACAGCGCCGTCATAATGCCGATGATGCCGCCGCCGATGACGACGACGTCGCTGGACGCCGGCAGCGACGGATCGGGTTCGATCGTCTCGAGCGTGATGCCCATCAGCGCGGCCGGGCAGTTCGAGGGAGTACACCGGTCTTTCGCCGGCTGAGGGGCATGATCAGCGCCATGTTTGGTCCTGCGGGTTCGCCGTCGAAATGCGGACGATAACGTGGTGGGAGTGGCTCAAGGATTTCATGTCTCAGCCGGCAAGCGACCGCAGCGTGCGCCAGCCGCTGTTGTTCGATCCTCATTCCGTGCATCCGACTGGAATAGCGGTGGTTCTTCGACACCGGAAGCAAAAAGCGCACCGGCCAAAGCCGCTGTCCCCTGGCAATGGGGACATTCTGCAGCAGCGCGGCGTACGCCACGATCCGGCGATATGCGAATATCGCGGGGGCTTCGGTCACGGCGCGCCATGGTCGCCCGTGCCTGGCACGACTATCGCTTTGATATCGGGAATGAACGGAGTCGATTGAATGGCGTGGCGGATCGGAATCGACTCGGGCGGCACCTTCACCGATGTCTGTCTCTTCGACGACGCGACCGGCCAGGTCTCGGTCTGGAAGGTGCCCTCCACTCCCGATGATCCGTCCCGCGCCATCGCGCTAGGCACGCTAGAAGGCACGCAGCGCGTCGGCGCCAAACCCTCAGAGATCGCCTATTTCGGCCACGGCACCACGGTCGGCACCAATGCGCTGATCCAGCATCGCGGCGTCAGGACGGGTCTGATCACCACTGACGGCTTTCGCGACCTGATCGAGATCGGCCGCCAGAAGCGGCCCGACCTCTACGATCTTCAGGTCGACAAGGCACCGCCTCTGGTTACCCGCGACCTGCGCTTCGGCGTGATCGAGCGCGTCCGCCATGACGGCTCCGTCGAGACGCCGCTCGACGAGGACGGCGTGCGCCAGGCCGCCCGCGCGCTTAGGCAGGCGGATGTGAAGGCGATTGCCATCGGCTTCCTCTACGGTTTCGTCCGCCCCGAGCATGAGGAAGCCGCCAAGCGGATCGTGCTGGAGGAATGCCCCGATGTCTTCGTCTGCGCCTCGCATGAGGTGGCGCCCGAATTCCGCGAATACGAGCGCATCTCGACGGCGGTGGTGAACGCCTATCTCGGCCCGGTGATGCACAACTACATCCGCCGCCTCGCCGACCGGCTGAAGGAGCTCGGCCTCGTCACCACGCCGCATCTGACCCAGTCCAATGGCGGCGTCATCGGCTTCGACATGGCCGCGCGCCTGCCGGTCCGCACAGTGCTGTCGGGCCCTTCGACCGGCGTCGTCGCGGCGCAGGCGATCGGTGCGATGACCGGGATCGAGAACCTGATCACCTTCGACATGGGCGGCACCTCCTCGGACGTCGCCCTATTGCGCAAGGGCGAGGCCAGGCTCGCCAGCGACGCCGTCGTCCATGGCTACCCGATCAAGGCGCCGATGCTCGACATCCACACGGTCGGCGCCGGCGGCGGTTCGCTCGCGACGATCGATTCCGGAGGGTTGCTGAAGGTCGGTCCGCGCAGTGCCGGCGCCGATCCCGGCCCCGTCTGCTACGGCCGCGGCGCCACCGAGCCCGCCGTCACAGACGCCAATGTCGTCCTCCAGACGCTGAACCCGACGCATCTGCTCGGCGGCCGCATGCCGATCGACCAGGACCTGGCGAAGCAGGCGATCGGCGATCTGGCAAAGACGCTCGGCCTCGACATGATGGCCACCGCCCAGGGCATCATCTCCGTGGTCACCGCCAACATGGCCAAGGCGATCCGCGTTGTCTCGGTCCAGCGCGGGCATGATCCGCGCGACTATGCCCTCGTCGCCTTCGGCGGCGCCGGCCCGCTCCATGCCGCACGGCTGGCCAAGGAGCTGGAGATGAAGCGCATCATCGTGCCGCGCAATCCCGGCATCGGCTGCGCACTCGGCCTGCTGCTGACCGATCTGCGGGCCAATTTCGCGACCACCCGCCTCGCGACGCTGGGCGACGGCCTGGTCGGCGCGATGAGCGAGGCCTTCGCCGGGCTGACCGCGCAGGGCGAGCATTGGTTCGGCGAGGAGCACGTCGCCCCCGCCGACCGGACGCTGCGCCGCACCGTCGATCTGCGCTACCAGGGCCAGAACTACGAACTCTCGATCGACGTGCCCGAAGGGCCGATCTCGGCCGCCACGATTGCGGCGCTGGCGGATGGCTTCGCCGACGCGCATCGGCGTCTCTACGGCTTCGTCGCCGAGGGCGAGGCGGTGCAGCTCGTCACCTACCGCGTCGAGGCGATCGGCTTCGTGCCGAAGGCGCAGTTCCGGCCTCAAGCCGATGCCGGGCCGGATTCCGACCACGCCGTCATCGGCAGCCGCGAGGTCTGGTTTCCCGAGGCCGGAGGTTTCGTCGCCTGCAGCATCTACGATCGCGACAAGCTGAAATCCGGCAACCGCATCACCGGCCCCGCGATCGTCGAGCAGATGGATTCGACCACCGTGCTGCTGCCGGGAATGATCGCGACCGTCGAGCCCTATCTCAACCTGATCCTGGAGACGCCGTGATGACCGCGCCAGCACCCGTCGCCGTCGATCCGATCACGGTCGAGGTCATCGGTTCCTCCTTCGCCTCGATCACCGAGGAAATGGGCGAGGCGCTGGTCAAGGCGAGCTATTCGACCAACATCAAGGAGCGCCGCGAC includes these proteins:
- a CDS encoding ABC transporter substrate-binding protein, giving the protein MTISRRTLLAAGASLPLLKAQAFAQTSGKVLRFGLSSFPPSLQPWVHTGTAALTAKLLIFRGLTGFDEKGEVRPELAESWTQDGPTGWIFKLRPATFHNGKPVTAEDVKWTLEQIAAPNSTAFMKAEFGGIERIETPDPLTVRIVMKEPTATLPIWLASPHMPIVAKDSIEGRAGLGIGAGPFVIKDQERGVSIEVARFDKYYKPGLPKLAGVKLIAYADENLRVAALQAGDIDLIEYVPWQHMATIEKDPRLTLVAADGPFMGLNFNGSNGPFKDVRLRQAAAHAVRREEIVQAAFFGRGSKLEGIPILPGSPYFDKARSEFWKYDPDKAKKLMAEAGVPKGFSCTLLSTAQYGMHKSTAEIVQAHLGEIGIDVKLNLPDWAGRVDAAGKGRYEFMIQGTTADNNDPDGLAPLIDGDLPANMARSWTLPTPEIHALFAKGRAEFDPAKRKAIYAELEKFALEQAPLVGLAWRSQGYGMVKGVTGFKSLPGGTNFFSAYSMEETALA
- a CDS encoding NAD(P)/FAD-dependent oxidoreductase, whose amino-acid sequence is MMGITLETIEPDPSLPASSDVVVIGGGIIGIMTALFLAKDGISVTVCEKGEVGHEQSGRNWGWVRIMGRDASEIPLGLESMRLWSEMDKMVGGETGFTRSGIVYVADTPAKLAEHEAWLDHARQYQLDSRLLTSREIESVLPGCKRAFAGALFTPSDARAEPQKAVPAMARALRRHGGTVLTRCAVRGIETSAGRVSAVVTERGTIACQRVVLAGGAWSRLFLGNLGIDFPQLKVLGSVLRTEPLEGPPTHAVGGSDFAFRKRQDGGYTIAHRGASVAEIVPDSFRLMADYLPSLVKQRHELRLHLGRRFLDEARTARRWTLDEETPFERDRVLDPGPSESILSEAQANLIAAFPAFNGMKIAQVWGGFVDATPDAVPVIGEVPRLPGFFIASGFSGHGFGIGPGAGRLVADLVAGKTPMSDPKPFRLERFARLERTTRAG
- a CDS encoding hydantoinase/oxoprolinase family protein, yielding MAWRIGIDSGGTFTDVCLFDDATGQVSVWKVPSTPDDPSRAIALGTLEGTQRVGAKPSEIAYFGHGTTVGTNALIQHRGVRTGLITTDGFRDLIEIGRQKRPDLYDLQVDKAPPLVTRDLRFGVIERVRHDGSVETPLDEDGVRQAARALRQADVKAIAIGFLYGFVRPEHEEAAKRIVLEECPDVFVCASHEVAPEFREYERISTAVVNAYLGPVMHNYIRRLADRLKELGLVTTPHLTQSNGGVIGFDMAARLPVRTVLSGPSTGVVAAQAIGAMTGIENLITFDMGGTSSDVALLRKGEARLASDAVVHGYPIKAPMLDIHTVGAGGGSLATIDSGGLLKVGPRSAGADPGPVCYGRGATEPAVTDANVVLQTLNPTHLLGGRMPIDQDLAKQAIGDLAKTLGLDMMATAQGIISVVTANMAKAIRVVSVQRGHDPRDYALVAFGGAGPLHAARLAKELEMKRIIVPRNPGIGCALGLLLTDLRANFATTRLATLGDGLVGAMSEAFAGLTAQGEHWFGEEHVAPADRTLRRTVDLRYQGQNYELSIDVPEGPISAATIAALADGFADAHRRLYGFVAEGEAVQLVTYRVEAIGFVPKAQFRPQADAGPDSDHAVIGSREVWFPEAGGFVACSIYDRDKLKSGNRITGPAIVEQMDSTTVLLPGMIATVEPYLNLILETP